One Mailhella massiliensis DNA segment encodes these proteins:
- a CDS encoding alcohol dehydrogenase catalytic domain-containing protein has protein sequence MKALVYTAPDEIQLQDYPDPQPAPGEVIIRLRASGICGSDMHAYHGHDPRRKPGLVMGHEIAGEICHSESPLFTEGQKVTADPLITCGHCFYCRTGHDNLCVNRGMVGMTRPGAYAEYMSIPASSIIVLPERMSFVTGALAEPAATVVHALNISMPRMLRPVQEQKVLVIGGGAIGMLMALLLASYGVRHVHLAESNPLRRAAVAEHTGVKVIDPAAQPPAESAYQYVVDAVGREQTRNMAIHALCPGGVLMHIGLQDWGTKVDMRKITLSEMVVLGTYTYTFADLQATVAALDEGIFGDLSWVESRPLDEGPQAFRELAAGRISAAKIVLLP, from the coding sequence ATGAAAGCTCTTGTCTATACAGCTCCGGATGAAATCCAGCTTCAGGATTATCCGGATCCGCAGCCTGCTCCGGGGGAGGTCATCATCCGTCTCAGGGCTTCGGGCATATGCGGTTCGGACATGCACGCCTACCACGGCCATGATCCGCGTCGCAAGCCGGGCCTTGTCATGGGACATGAGATCGCCGGTGAAATATGTCACAGCGAATCACCGCTTTTCACGGAAGGACAGAAGGTCACCGCCGACCCGCTCATCACCTGCGGGCACTGCTTCTACTGCCGCACCGGACACGACAATCTGTGTGTGAACCGCGGCATGGTGGGCATGACCAGACCCGGCGCCTATGCCGAATACATGTCCATTCCCGCATCATCCATCATTGTACTGCCTGAGCGGATGTCCTTCGTCACGGGGGCTCTGGCCGAACCGGCCGCCACTGTGGTGCATGCGCTTAACATTTCCATGCCCAGAATGCTCCGGCCCGTGCAGGAGCAGAAGGTGCTCGTCATCGGCGGGGGCGCCATAGGCATGCTCATGGCTCTGCTTCTTGCATCCTACGGGGTGCGTCACGTTCATCTTGCCGAGTCCAATCCCCTGCGGCGGGCCGCCGTCGCTGAACACACCGGTGTCAAGGTCATCGATCCGGCGGCCCAGCCCCCTGCGGAAAGCGCCTATCAGTATGTGGTGGACGCCGTGGGCCGCGAGCAGACACGGAACATGGCCATACATGCGCTCTGTCCCGGCGGTGTTCTGATGCATATCGGCCTGCAGGACTGGGGAACGAAAGTGGACATGCGCAAGATCACGCTTTCGGAGATGGTGGTGCTCGGAACCTATACCTACACGTTTGCGGATCTTCAGGCCACGGTCGCCGCGCTGGATGAAGGCATTTTCGGAGATCTCTCCTGGGTGGAGAGTCGTCCGCTCGATGAAGGCCCTCAGGCCTTCCGCGAACTGGCTGCGGGGCGGATTTCCGCTGCAAAGATCGTGCTGCTTCCGTGA
- a CDS encoding SDR family NAD(P)-dependent oxidoreductase, with the protein MNIAGLFDLTGRTALVTGGNSGIGEAMARALGLAGAKLVLVARREAALREAADRFRAEGVHADILPADLSSPENALACGRKALEAFGPMDILVNAAGVNLRQPFMEITPETWSRQIMLHLTVPFFLTQALAPVMAERKWGRIINIASLQSFRAFANSAPYGAGKGGVVQLTRAIAQEWSSKGITCNAVGPGFFPTGLTRPVFSDPELAARNAAQTCIGRNGVLEDLYGCTVFLASEASSYITGQTIMVDGGFTAR; encoded by the coding sequence ATGAATATTGCAGGGCTGTTTGACCTTACCGGCAGAACCGCGCTGGTCACCGGCGGAAATTCCGGCATCGGAGAGGCCATGGCGCGGGCTCTCGGGCTGGCAGGTGCGAAACTTGTCCTTGTGGCCCGTCGTGAGGCCGCTCTCCGTGAAGCTGCCGACAGGTTCCGTGCCGAGGGCGTGCATGCGGATATCCTGCCTGCCGACCTTTCTTCTCCCGAAAACGCCCTCGCGTGCGGCAGAAAGGCTCTGGAGGCCTTCGGCCCCATGGACATTCTGGTCAATGCCGCAGGCGTCAATCTGCGTCAGCCTTTCATGGAAATCACGCCGGAAACCTGGAGCCGACAGATCATGCTGCATCTGACGGTGCCGTTTTTCCTCACGCAGGCGCTGGCCCCCGTCATGGCGGAAAGAAAATGGGGCCGCATCATCAACATTGCTTCGCTTCAGTCCTTCCGCGCCTTTGCCAACAGCGCGCCCTACGGTGCGGGCAAGGGCGGCGTCGTGCAGCTCACCCGTGCCATTGCGCAGGAATGGTCGTCGAAGGGCATTACCTGCAACGCCGTGGGCCCGGGCTTCTTCCCCACCGGACTGACCAGACCCGTGTTTTCCGATCCGGAACTTGCGGCGCGCAACGCGGCGCAGACCTGCATAGGACGAAACGGCGTTCTGGAGGATCTGTACGGCTGCACAGTGTTCCTGGCCAGCGAGGCATCCTCGTACATCACCGGACAGACCATCATGGTCGATGGAGGTTTCACCGCACGCTGA
- the hisD gene encoding histidinol dehydrogenase codes for MAVEYLKKASRTPESNTSAAQQVVTEMLAEIQKRGEDAVRDYALKLDKWSGDIIMSEADIEKSIKEVPDSIKKDIEFGAKQVYDFALAQRESIKDITVELYPGVTAGQKVLPVNVVGCYAPAGRYAHIASAYMGVATAKAAGVKTIIACSSPFRGGGMHPYLLYAFKVAGADIIMTLGGVQAIASMAYGLFTGKEADVVVGPGNKFVAEAKRTLFGKVGIDVFAGPSEVAVIADETADPELVAYDLVGQAEHGVESPAWLITTSRELAEKVIKRVPELIDALPPLAKEAAGNGWRDYGEVILCSTREEVVAKSDEYAPEHLEVHAADHPWWLDHLTCYGSLFMGEETTVAFGDKCSGPNHVLPTKRAAKYSGGLSVHKFLKTLTWQEMTRDAAVHIGGVSARISRLEGMEAHARTCDVRLAKYAPGQKFDLGEPVKV; via the coding sequence ATGGCTGTAGAGTACTTGAAAAAGGCCAGCAGGACCCCGGAAAGCAATACTTCAGCGGCCCAGCAGGTAGTTACCGAAATGCTGGCCGAGATACAGAAGCGCGGAGAAGACGCGGTTCGCGATTACGCGTTGAAGCTGGACAAGTGGTCGGGCGATATCATCATGTCTGAAGCTGATATCGAAAAGTCGATCAAGGAAGTTCCTGACTCCATTAAAAAGGACATCGAATTCGGCGCAAAGCAGGTATATGACTTTGCCCTCGCTCAGCGCGAATCCATCAAGGATATCACTGTCGAACTGTATCCCGGCGTGACGGCCGGTCAGAAAGTACTGCCTGTGAATGTGGTGGGCTGCTATGCCCCCGCGGGCCGCTATGCGCATATCGCTTCCGCCTACATGGGCGTGGCGACGGCAAAGGCGGCGGGTGTGAAGACCATCATCGCCTGTTCTTCTCCTTTCCGCGGCGGCGGCATGCATCCTTATCTTCTTTATGCCTTCAAGGTCGCCGGTGCCGACATCATCATGACTCTGGGCGGGGTGCAGGCCATCGCCTCCATGGCCTACGGTCTGTTCACGGGCAAGGAAGCCGATGTCGTCGTCGGCCCCGGCAACAAGTTTGTGGCGGAAGCCAAGCGTACGCTGTTCGGCAAGGTGGGCATAGACGTCTTTGCCGGCCCGTCTGAAGTGGCCGTGATTGCTGATGAAACCGCCGATCCTGAACTCGTCGCCTATGACCTCGTGGGTCAGGCCGAACACGGTGTGGAATCTCCCGCATGGCTCATCACCACCAGCCGCGAACTGGCCGAGAAGGTCATCAAGCGCGTGCCCGAACTCATCGACGCCCTTCCGCCTCTGGCCAAGGAAGCTGCGGGCAACGGATGGCGTGATTATGGCGAAGTCATTCTCTGCTCCACCCGCGAGGAAGTCGTTGCCAAGTCCGATGAATATGCTCCCGAACACCTCGAAGTGCACGCGGCCGATCATCCGTGGTGGCTCGATCATCTCACCTGCTACGGCTCGCTGTTCATGGGCGAGGAAACCACCGTGGCCTTCGGCGACAAGTGCAGCGGCCCCAACCATGTGCTTCCCACCAAGCGCGCGGCCAAGTACTCCGGCGGCCTGTCTGTTCACAAGTTCCTGAAGACCCTCACCTGGCAGGAAATGACCCGCGACGCGGCCGTGCATATCGGCGGCGTGTCGGCCCGTATTTCCCGCCTGGAAGGCATGGAAGCCCATGCCCGCACATGCGACGTGCGTCTTGCCAAGTATGCTCCCGGTCAGAAGTTCGATCTTGGTGAACCGGTGAAGGTGTAA
- a CDS encoding M23 family metallopeptidase, with product MFKRQSIYRSSSRRSSSGLSVVAMLVILALAGAGAYFLLRDMSGPSVTISPELKGRVGLAQNMELDMSDKSGVQSVTVTVKRGEQSMTVLQQTFGTLETQRRVSFNLKETRLPEGAFELEIKAVDGSYAGFGRGNATTLNLPLVLDSQPPRIAVRTGPPAVYRGGSGLIVYTVSEDVDQTGVRVGELFFPGYKQQNGAYACLFPFPISISTGNFLPEIMARDLAGNVTSSRLLVRALNRNYRSDTLNIPEPFLNFKASELAQLCPEMSTPLEQYLCSNNKVRLSNDATLIEVGSNPANNSPHFLWKGTFRRLPRSAVKANFGDFRTYVDGNRQKIDEQTHMGLDLASVAHAEVPAAQAGRVVWVDYLGIHGNMILVEHGMGLMTQYSHLSEYGVKVGDVVEAGQIIGRTGTSGLAGGDHLHFGVLVGGVPVQPLEWLDPTWVKNNITSRLNISL from the coding sequence TTGTTCAAAAGACAATCCATATACCGCTCGTCGTCCCGGCGCTCGTCCTCCGGGCTGTCCGTCGTTGCCATGCTCGTGATTCTGGCTCTTGCCGGGGCCGGTGCGTATTTTCTTCTGCGCGACATGAGCGGCCCCTCCGTGACCATCTCGCCCGAGCTCAAGGGCAGGGTGGGGCTTGCCCAGAACATGGAGCTCGACATGTCCGACAAGTCGGGCGTGCAGTCCGTCACGGTCACGGTGAAGCGGGGCGAGCAGTCCATGACGGTGCTGCAGCAGACCTTCGGCACGCTGGAGACGCAGCGCAGGGTTTCCTTCAATCTTAAGGAAACGCGCCTGCCCGAAGGAGCCTTCGAACTCGAAATCAAAGCCGTGGACGGTTCCTATGCCGGTTTCGGCAGGGGCAACGCCACCACGCTGAACCTGCCCCTCGTGCTCGATTCCCAGCCTCCGCGTATTGCCGTGAGAACCGGGCCTCCCGCCGTGTACCGGGGCGGCAGCGGTCTTATCGTGTACACCGTGTCGGAAGACGTGGATCAGACGGGCGTTCGCGTGGGCGAGCTCTTCTTCCCCGGCTACAAGCAGCAGAACGGGGCCTATGCGTGCCTCTTCCCCTTCCCCATTTCCATAAGCACCGGGAACTTCCTGCCGGAGATCATGGCGCGCGACCTTGCGGGCAACGTGACCTCCAGCCGTCTTCTCGTGCGTGCCCTGAACCGCAACTACCGTTCCGACACGCTGAACATTCCCGAACCCTTCCTTAATTTCAAGGCTTCCGAGCTTGCGCAGCTCTGCCCGGAAATGAGCACCCCCCTGGAGCAGTACCTCTGTTCCAACAACAAGGTGCGCCTGAGCAACGACGCCACCCTCATTGAAGTAGGCTCGAACCCGGCGAACAACTCTCCGCATTTTCTGTGGAAGGGTACCTTCCGCCGCCTGCCCCGTTCTGCGGTGAAGGCCAATTTCGGTGATTTCCGTACCTATGTGGACGGCAACCGGCAGAAGATCGACGAACAGACGCACATGGGGCTCGACCTTGCCTCCGTGGCCCACGCCGAGGTTCCCGCCGCGCAGGCGGGCCGCGTGGTCTGGGTGGACTATCTCGGCATACACGGCAACATGATTCTCGTGGAACACGGCATGGGCCTCATGACGCAGTATTCCCACCTCAGTGAATACGGCGTGAAGGTGGGCGATGTGGTGGAGGCCGGGCAGATCATAGGCCGCACGGGAACGAGCGGTCTTGCCGGCGGCGATCACCTGCACTTCGGCGTGCTGGTGGGCGGCGTGCCCGTCCAGCCTCTGGAATGGCTGGATCCGACCTGGGTGAAGAACAACATCACCTCGCGTCTGAACATTTCCCTGTAG
- the pgsA gene encoding CDP-diacylglycerol--glycerol-3-phosphate 3-phosphatidyltransferase, with the protein MFLSDIMQIFRKMGWANRITMMRIGAVLPILLLIHFPNVYTCWIAMFLFVAAAVTDFLDGYIARREKQVTNFGKFLDPLADKLLICSILIEMVGLGWVPAWIVIIIIMRELAVTGLRAVAADKGVVIAADWYGKWKTVFQIIAMVPLLIHFPFLGLPVHLIGTVILYIALVLTIFSGCNYFYLFYRQWRDHLTENR; encoded by the coding sequence ATGTTTCTTTCCGACATCATGCAGATCTTCAGAAAAATGGGCTGGGCCAACCGCATCACCATGATGCGCATCGGGGCGGTTCTGCCCATCCTTCTGCTCATCCACTTCCCCAACGTCTACACCTGCTGGATAGCCATGTTCCTCTTCGTGGCGGCGGCCGTCACCGACTTTCTCGACGGCTACATCGCCCGCCGTGAAAAGCAGGTGACGAACTTCGGCAAATTCCTCGATCCGCTGGCCGACAAGCTCCTCATCTGCTCCATTCTCATCGAGATGGTGGGGCTCGGCTGGGTGCCCGCATGGATCGTCATCATCATCATCATGCGCGAGCTCGCCGTCACGGGCCTGCGCGCCGTGGCCGCCGACAAGGGCGTGGTCATTGCCGCCGACTGGTACGGCAAGTGGAAGACGGTGTTCCAGATCATCGCCATGGTGCCGCTGCTCATACACTTCCCCTTCCTGGGGCTGCCCGTGCATCTCATAGGCACCGTCATCCTCTACATCGCGCTGGTGCTCACCATCTTCTCCGGCTGCAACTACTTCTACCTGTTCTACCGCCAGTGGCGCGATCACCTGACGGAAAACCGCTAA
- a CDS encoding septum formation initiator family protein has product MPVSTNRRTSNKAFWWKLSLLVLAVMLNVALASRIVWGSHSLYTWRVLKEKQNELSEELAALDEKRAALSREIRLLKTDPAYVEKVIRQRLNYVRKNEILYLFDKSRENSAWLEAGTDSKND; this is encoded by the coding sequence ATGCCCGTGTCCACGAATCGACGTACCTCCAACAAGGCCTTCTGGTGGAAGCTCTCCCTGCTCGTGCTCGCCGTCATGCTCAACGTGGCGCTTGCAAGCCGCATCGTATGGGGTTCCCACAGTCTCTACACCTGGCGCGTGCTCAAGGAAAAGCAGAACGAGCTTTCCGAAGAGCTTGCCGCCCTCGATGAAAAGCGCGCCGCCCTCTCCCGTGAGATACGCCTGCTGAAAACCGACCCCGCCTATGTGGAAAAGGTGATCCGTCAGCGCCTCAACTATGTGAGAAAGAACGAAATTCTTTACCTCTTCGACAAAAGCAGGGAGAATTCCGCATGGCTTGAAGCCGGAACGGACAGCAAGAATGACTGA
- the fbp gene encoding class 1 fructose-bisphosphatase: MSEVTAIEHLIASQRRWSPQATGQFTSLMHDLILSAKIISRNVNQAGLVDILGATGAVNVQGEQVQKLDTFANNTLVYRMQSSGAVCAVGSEEMAEPFFVPENEPHGHYVIFFDPLDGSSNIDVGVSIGTIFSIYRRSDTQNYWELNTEALLRPGLEQVAAGYFLYGSSTMLVYSTGHGVNGFTLDSSIGEFLLTHPNIQIPRVGKYYSANHGYYNYWDEATQKAVHSFSRPTGMPPRSTRYVGSLVADFHRTLLKGGVFFYTDDSKHPNGKLRLMYEAAPMAFLAEQAGGKAVDGKMRILEKVPATIHERTPLIIGSADDVDQVLDVYRECGKI, encoded by the coding sequence ATGTCTGAAGTCACTGCAATTGAACACCTTATCGCATCGCAACGCAGATGGTCGCCTCAGGCAACGGGGCAGTTCACCTCGCTGATGCACGACCTTATTCTTTCGGCAAAAATCATTTCCAGAAACGTCAACCAGGCCGGTCTGGTCGACATTCTGGGTGCGACCGGCGCCGTCAATGTGCAGGGTGAACAGGTGCAGAAGCTCGATACCTTCGCCAACAACACCCTGGTTTACAGAATGCAGAGTTCCGGTGCGGTGTGCGCCGTAGGCTCCGAGGAAATGGCCGAACCCTTCTTCGTTCCCGAAAACGAACCCCACGGTCATTACGTCATCTTCTTCGATCCGCTGGACGGCTCCTCCAACATCGACGTGGGCGTGAGCATCGGTACCATCTTCTCCATCTACCGCCGCTCCGATACCCAGAACTACTGGGAACTCAACACCGAAGCGCTTCTGCGTCCCGGCCTGGAACAGGTGGCCGCCGGTTACTTCCTCTACGGCTCCTCCACCATGCTGGTCTACTCCACCGGCCACGGCGTCAACGGCTTCACGCTGGACTCCTCCATCGGTGAATTCCTGCTGACCCATCCCAACATCCAGATTCCGCGCGTGGGCAAGTACTATTCCGCCAACCACGGTTACTACAATTACTGGGACGAAGCCACGCAGAAGGCCGTGCATTCCTTCTCCCGGCCTACGGGTATGCCTCCCCGTTCCACCCGCTATGTGGGTTCCCTGGTGGCCGACTTCCACCGTACCCTGCTCAAGGGCGGCGTGTTCTTCTACACCGACGATTCCAAGCACCCCAACGGCAAGCTGCGCCTCATGTACGAAGCCGCGCCCATGGCGTTCCTGGCCGAACAGGCCGGAGGCAAGGCCGTGGACGGCAAGATGCGCATTCTGGAAAAGGTGCCCGCCACCATCCATGAACGCACTCCGCTCATCATCGGTTCCGCCGACGACGTGGATCAGGTGCTCGACGTGTACAGAGAATGCGGCAAGATCTGA